GATGTGTATATCCTGATCTTCGCAAGGAGTCAGCGGAATTCATTGCATCGAAGGGTGCGGATGGTAATGCTATCGGTGGTTTGGCAGTAGGTGAGCCGGTAGACAAGATGTATGAGATGATTGAGTTGGTGAACGAGATTCTGCCGAAAGATAAACCCCGTTATCTGATGGGGGTAGGTACACCGGTAAATATCCTGGAAGGCATAGAGCGTGGCGTAGATATGTTTGACTGCGTGATGCCAACCCGAAACGGACGGAATGGTATGTTGTTTACCAAAGACGGTATCATCAATATGCGCAATAAGAAATGGGAAACAGACTTCTCTCCTATTGAAGCAGACGGAGCTTCTGCTGTAGATACCTTATATAGTAAAGCGTATCTGCGCCATCTGTTCCATGCGCAAGAATTGCTGGCTATGCAAATTGCATCTATCCATAATTTGGCTTTTTATCTGTGGCTGGTGGGTGAAGCCCGCAAGCACATCATTGCCGGTGACTTCTCTACATGGAAACCGATGATGGTAAAACGCGTATCGACAAGGTTATGAGAAAACTGAACTGGAAAATAAAAGGTATAAAGTTGCCGGATAACTGGAAGTGGTTGAAGCGGCTCGACTTCTACATTATCAAGAAGTTCCTCGGAACTTATGTGTTTGCCATTGCATTGATTATCTCTATTGCAGTGGTATTCGACTTTAATGAGAAGATGGACAAGTTCATGTCACACGAAGCGCCATGGAAAGCCATAGTTTTTGATTATTATCTGAACTTTGTTCCTTACTTTGCCAATCTGTTCAGTCCGCTGTTTGTGTTTATTTCGGTTATATTCTTTACTTCAAAACTGGCCGAGAACTCGGAGATTATTGCGATGTTTTCTACCGGAATGAGTTTTAAGCGGATGCTCCGGCCTTATATGGTATCGGCTGCCATTATTGCGGTAGTAACTTTTTGCTTAGGCTCTTATGTAATACCTAAGGGTAGTGTGACACGTATCAATTTTGAGGATAAGTACTATAAGCAACGTAAATCAAATACTGCCCGGAATATTCAGCTGGAAGTGGATTCGGGGGTGATTGCCTATATTGAACGTTTTGAAGATTATAGTAAGACAGGATATCGCTTTTCATTGGATAAATTTAAAGATAAGCAGTTGGTGTCTCATCTTACGGCTCGTTCCATTACTTATGATACAGCATCTGTTCATAAATGGACCATTAAGGATTACATGATACGCGAGATGGACGGCATGAAAGAAAATATAGTTAAGGGTGATCGTATTGACAGTATCCTTTTCATGGAGCCTGCTGATTTCCTTATTATGAAAAATCAACAGGAAATGATGACCAGTCCCGAATTAAGTGAATATATTAGCAGGCAGCGGCAGCGTGGATTTGCCAATATCAAGGAGTTTGAACTTGAATATCATAAGCGCATTGCCATGTCGTTTGCATCGTTTATCCTTACGCTGATCGGAGTTTCTCTTTCTTCGAAAAAGACCAAGGGTGGAATGGGATTGCATTTGGGTATAGGTTTGGCATTAAGTTTCTCATATATCCTTTTCCAAACGATCGCTTCTACTTTTGCTGTAAATGGTAATGTACCTCCGGTAGTTGCCGTATGGATACCGAATATACTCTATGCTTTCATAGCATTCTACTTGTATCAGAAAGCACCGAAATAAGGAATAACCGAATGAATAAAAATAAGAAGCCCCTCCTGCTCCTTGTGTTACCACAAGTGCAGGAGGGGCTTTTTTGTTGTATCCATTTCCTCTTTTGTCTTTGCTTCTTCATAACTTTAGCGATGCATTCTCATCGTATGTGTATTTAGAAGCAACCCCACTTTCGTCTTACATGTTCTTTAAATCTTTCATGGCAATGTGCAGTGAAAGCTTAATTCAAGTAAGCTGAAAGTTCTGCAGCAGAGATGTTTTTGGCTATAATCACACCATTATCATCCAGTAAATAGTTAGTAAATCCCCGGCCTAAACGGTATTTTTTAAAGATGCCGGACGACTCGCCTTTAGTTTCCACGAAACAGGTGGGCGTAACTATTTGGTCCTTACGAATGGTTTCCTCAAAGATAGATTGATATTCATCGAATGATACGGAAACCATTTCCACATTATTGTTTTGAGAAGTTGAACGAAGTGCATTGCTTAAACTTGCGTTTTGCATCCGGGATTGCGCGTCGTAACTTGCCCAGAAACTGAGTAACACATATTTTCCCTTCATCTTTGACAGATTTTGAGTCGGTTGTTGCTCAGTCGACATAGCTTTGATTTTAAAATCAGGGGCTATGTCACCCACATTTAAACCTCCGGTAGGTTTGTCTTTTTCTACGAAAGAAGTCAAGGAACTAATTAGTAATACAACAAAAATCCATTTTACATGCTTCATGTAAGGCGGTTTTGGTTAATACTAGTTGATTTATAAGTGTTTGTCGGACGATGAAATAACGTCTTAACAAACAAATATACGATCAACGTTTACTAAGATTATAGAACCATTTGTTCTAAATCGGGGACAAAGGTACAACATTATTATTGAAAATCAAGTAAACGGTTAACTTTTTCATGTTATATAACATGTTTTGCATTTCAGGATATCTCTCAGCATGATATATATGATGCATTTGATGAATAGATATGGTGTGTTTTTCTCATTAGCATTAGGCTGAAAGAGGGAACCTTTCAGAACTATTACTGTTTAATGAATGGCGCAAAAGAAATTTTGCCTACTTTTGCATCGTGTTATTCATTAATTTAGATAAACAACTTTTATGCAACCATTGAGCACAGAACTTATACTTATCCGGGTCACGGGCGAAGATCGTCCGGGATTGACTGCATCTGTTACAGAAATTTTAGCTAAATACGACGCTACTATTCTTGACATTGGTCAGGCCGACATCCATAATACACTGTCATTAGGTATCTTATGCAAGACAGAGGAACAACATTCAGGATTCATTATGAAAGAGTTGCTTTTCAAAGCGTCTTCTTTGGGAGTGACGATTCGCTTCTATCCTATTTCAGTAAAGGAATATGAAGATTGGGTGAATATGCAGGGAAAGAACCGCTATATCCTTACTCTGCTGGGGCGTAAATTATCTGCCCGCCAGATCTCTGCCGTTACCCGTATTCTTGCTGAACAGGGGATGAATATCGATGCCATCAAACGCCTGACGGGGCGTATTCCATTGGATGAATGTGATTCGCGTACACGTGCCTGCATAGAGTTTTCTGTCCGGGGAACTCCGAAAGACCGTATTGCTATGCAGGAAGAGTTAATGAAGCTGGCGAGCGAACTGGAAATGGATTTCTCTTTCCAGCTTGATAATATGTATCGCCGGATGCGCCGACTGATCTGTTTCGATATGGATTCGACTCTGATTGAAACGGAAGTAATTGACGAATTGGCTATACGCGCTGGTGTGGGCAATGAGGTGAAAGCCATCACTGAGCGTGCTATGCGTGGTGAGATAGATTTTACTGAAAGTTTCCGTGAGCGTGTAGCTTTGTTGAAAGGTCTGGATGAATCTGTCATGCAGGAAATAGCAGAGAATCTGCCCATTACGGAAGGTGTAGACCGCCTGATGTATGTATTGAAAAAGTATGGTTACAAGATAGCCATTCTTTCCGGTGGTTTCACTTATTTCGGGCAATATCTTCAAAAGAAATATGGCATTGATTATGTATATGCCAATGAATTGGAAATAGTGGACGGTAAGTTGACCGGCCGTTATCTGGGAGATGTGGTGGACGGTAAGCGAAAAGCCGAACTGTTGCGCCTCATTGCACAGGTAGAGAAGGTAGACATTGCACAGACCATTGCTGTGGGTGACGGAGCGAATGATCTTCCGATGCTGGGCGTTGCCGGATTGGGCATTGCTTTCCATGCCAAACCGAAAGTGGTTGCCAATGCAAAGCAATCTATTAACACGATTGGTTTGGATGGGGTACTCTATTTCTTAGGCTTCAAAGACTCATATATCGATTTGCCGAAATGAGTTGAACTATTCCGCAAATATATTTGTTTCATATAGTGACATATATATTTGCGGAACCTCTTAAATTTGAATACTATGAAGAGAATAAGGAACCTATTCTGTCTCTCTTTACTTTTAGTTGCAGTCGGCTTACCTGCTGTCGCACAAACAAAACTTCATGTTCCCCTCCCTGATTCGATAACCACTGTTGGATATGCCACCGGACTTCGTAAGAATCTTTCTGGCCTGGTGGAAAGAATTACTGAAAATCAGATGAATAAAGACCAGATTACCAATCCGCTGGATGCCATCCGTGGACGGGTACCTGGATTGACGATTCTGAAAGGTTCGAATGGACCTGCTGCGCTGGACGCTGTCCGTCTGCGTGGCACTACCTCCCTGACTACTGGAAATGACCCGTTAATTATTGTAGACGGAGTTTTTGGTGACCTGAGTATGCTTACATCTATTTATCCGGCGGATATTGAAAGCTTTGTTATCCTGAAGGATGCTTCGGAAACTGCACAATACGGTTCGCGCGGAGCATCGGGTGTGATTGAGATTACTACAAAAAAAGGTGTCAGCGGACGTACAAGCGTTAACTATAATGGAAGTTTCGGCATTGCCTCAAGCTATAAAACAGTGAGGATGCTCAATGGAAATGAATTCCGGACATTGGCTCAGGAGCGTGGCATCTCAATTTTGGATATGGGAAACAATACAGATTTCCAGAAAGAGATCGAGCAAACGGGATTACAGCATAATCATCATATCGCGTTTTCGGGAGGAACGAATACTTCCAATTATCGTGTTTCACTCGCTCTAATGAATCGTGAAGGAGTGATTGTCAATGAAAAGTTGCAGAACTTCACATCGAATATGAATATGACACAGTATGTATTCGATAATTTTCTTAAATGTGATCTTGGTATGTTTGGTTCCGTACAGAAGGAACGTAATCTGGTGAATCTGCACAAAGTATTCTATTCTGCTGCTTCGTATAATCCTACTTTCCCGAATCACAAGAATCCGGAGACCGGTAGCTGGGATGGATATGCTTATGCCAGCCAGTTATCACATCCGTTGGCATGGATGGATGTGAAAGACAAGAATGCTACATCGCATATCAGTACGCATGCCCGGTTGACATTCAATCTGGCCGAAGCATGGAAACTGACTTTTTTCGGTTCCTATACATATAATGTAGTAGAAAATGCGCAGTATCTGCCTGTTGCTGTCTGGGCACAAGGGCAGGCATACAGAGGAGACAAGAAAATGGAATCATTGCTGGGTAACCTGATGCTGTCTTATAAAAAAGAATGGAGGAAACACTTCTTTGACGTTTTAGGACTGGCAGAGATACAGAAAGACAAATATTCCGGATTTTATACAACAGTTACAAATTTCAGTAATGACAAATTAGGTTATGATAATCTTCAGGGAGGTGCCATTCGTCCGTGGGATGGAACTAATTCCTACTACGAAGACCCTCGTTTGGTTTCTTTTATGGGGCGCGTGAATTATACGTATGATGATCGATATATCCTTACGGTGAATGCCCGTGGGGATGCGTCTTCCAAGTTTGGCAGTAATCATAAATGGGGATTTTTCCCGGCTGTATCTGTTGCATGGGTAGTTAGTAAAGAGAAGTTTATGGAAAAACTTTCTTTTATCGATAATCTGAAAATCCGTGCAGGATATGGTTTGGCAGGCAATCAAAACGGCATTGATTCATATACTACGTTGAATTTGATGCGACCTAATGGTATTGCACCGGTAGGTTCTACACCTGTAGTCACAATGGATAAGTTGCGGAATACGAATCCGGATTTGAAGTGGGAAGTGAAGCAGACATTCAATGCCGGTATAGAAGTAGCTTTGCTGGGTAACCGATTGCTGCTGACTGCCAATTATTACAATTCCAAGACGAAGGACATGCTTTATCTTTATAACGTGAGTGTACCACCTTTTACTTATAATACTTTACTGGCAAACATTGGTTCTATGCGTAATTATGGAACAGAGCTATCTATCGGCATTACGCCGCTGAAGACCAAAGACATGGAACTGAATATCAATGCCAATCTGACTTTCCAGCAAAACAAATTACTTTCTCTTGACGGAAACTACCAGGGCGAACATATTTCAGCTACAGAATACAAGAGTCTTGCCGGACTGGATGGTGCTGGATTCCACGGTGGATACAATCATATTGTTTACCAGATTGTGGGTCAGCCTCTGGGTGTATTCTATCTGCCCCATTGCACAGGGCTGGTATCCGATGGAAATGGTGGGTATACCTATCAGATTGCCGATCTGAATAGCGGTGGTGTCAGTCTGGAAGATGGTGAAGACCGTTATGTGGCAGGACAGGCTGTGCCAAAGACGATACTTGGTTCCAATATCAGTTTCCGTTATAAAGATTTTGATATATCGCTACAGATAAACGGTGCATTCGGCCATAAAGTGTACAATGGTACTTCATTAACTTATATGAATATGAACAGTTTCCCCGATTATAACGTCATGAAAAAAGCGCCTGCACAGAACATTAAAGACCAGACAGCTACGGATTACTGGTTGGAAGATGGTGATTACATTAACTTCGATTATGTTACGTTAGGCTGGAATGTTCCGTTAAAGAATACCCGTTACTTGCAGTCGCTCCGCCTGTCCCTGACTGTTAACAACCTGGCGACAATTTCAGGCTACTCGGGCTTAACGCCTATGATAAACAGTTCGTCTGTAAATGCTACTTTGGGAATAGATGATAAACGCAATTATCCTCTATACCGTATATATACTATCGGACTTAGTGTAAACTTCTAAACCTTAAAGCCATGAAAAGTAATTCTATATTTTATTCGTTTTGTATTTTAGTTACCCTTTGCTGGGGAATAACTTCGTGCGACGGTTTTCTGAAAGAAAAGTCTCGTGATGCACTGCCTGAAGAGGAAGGTTATAGTAATATCTCTGAACTCTATCTCAATGCAGTGGCATCCCTTTACAATTACATAGGTGGAAATGCTGATAGCCAGGGATTGCAAGGAACCGGCCGTGGTATCTACGACCTGAATACTTTTACCACTGATGAAGCCATTATGCCTACCCGAGGTGGCGACTGGTATGATGGTGGTTTCTGGCAAGGGTTATTTCTGCATAAATGGGGTGTAAACAATGATGCAATACAGGCCACCTGGGAATATCTTTATAAGGTAATTATGCTTAGTAACAACTCTCTGGAACATATAGAAACCTATGCTCTAACCCACTCTGATGCGGAGCTTCCCGGTTATCGCGCCGAGGTACGTGCTTTTCGTGCAATGTACTATTATTATCTGATGGATCTGTTTGGACGCATACCACTGGTTTTGCACTCTAATGTTGCTTCAAAAGATATTGTGTTGAGCGAGCGTAAGAATGTATTCGACTTTGTAGTCAGGGAATTACAAGAGACCGCTCCACTCCTGCCCGCCCAGTTCAGCAACCGTTCCGGCAATTATTACGGACGTTTGACACGTCCTGTTGCATACTTTTTGTTGGCAAAGTTGGCACTGAATGCCGAAATTTATACAGACAATAACTGGACAGATGGTGTTCGTCCTGATGGAAAGAATATCTTTTTCGAAGTAGATGGCACTACAATAAATGCCTGGCAGACTGCAGAAGCTTATTGCGATAAAATCACAGCATTTGGTTATCGCCTCGAACCGGATTATACAGCTAATTTTGCTGTATACAATGAAAGTTCCGTTGAGAATATCTTTACCGTACCTATGAGCAAAACGCTGTACACCAATCAGATGCAATATCTTTTCCGTTCACGCCATTATAATCATGCCAAAGCATTAGGGTTATCCGGTGAAAACGGATCGAGTGCTACCATTGAAGCCCTGCAGACCTTTGGATATGATACCGATCTACAAGACCCTCGTTTTGATTTCTGCTATTATGCAGGTACAGTCTACGATTTGAAAGGTAACGTTGTAAAATTGGATGATGGAACTGTTTTGGTTTACGAGCCGTGGAAAGTAAAGTTAGATATATCCGATGAACCTTACGAAAAGACTGCCGGCGCCCGAATGAAGAAATATGAGATTGATGATAAAGCAATGAAAGATGGTAAACTGATGGAAAATGATATTGTCTTATTCCGTTATGCAGATGTGTTATTGATGAAGAGTGAGGCTAAGGTTCGTGACGGGCGTGATGGAGATGAAGAACTGAACCAAGTGCGTGCTCGTGTAGGAGTACCGGAACGTGTTGCTACTTTAGAGAATCTTCTTGCTGAACGTCAGTTGGAACTTGCATGGGAAGGTTGGAGACGCCAGGATCTAATTCGTTTCGGACAATTTACCCGTACTTACAGCAGTCGTCCGCAGCTGCCTGACGAGGAAAACGGATATACTACCGTCTTCCCTATTCCAGAGAAAATCAGACAGATGAATCCGGGATGGGAGCAGCATCCGGGCTATTAAAGGAATGGATTGCAAAGTCGCTTCATTCTTTTGTGTTAATCACTTTATTTCCTATCTTTGCGGCTAAATAAAAAGAAACATGAAGTTTTCCGAACTACAACTGAATGATCAGGTGCTTGATGCACTGGAAGCCATGCGCTTCGACGAGTGCACACCTATACAAGAGAAATCCATCCCCGTTATACTTGAAGGCAGAGATTTGATAGCCGTAGCACAGACCGGAACTGGTAAGACAGCCGCTTATCTGCTGCCTGTATTGAATAAACTATCGGAGGGTAACCATCCGGAAGATGCTATCAACTGTATTGTTATGTCGCCTACGCGTGAGTTGGCACAGCAGATAGACCAGCAGATGGAAGGTTTTTCTTATTTTATGCCTGTCAGTAGTGTAGCTGTCTATGGTGGTAATGACGGAGTACTTTTTGAACAACAGAAAAAAGGGTTGATGCTGGGAGCTGATGTTGTAATCGCTACTCCGGGACGTTTGATTGCTCATCTTAGTTTGGGTTATGTTGATCTTTCGCGTGTCTCTTACTTCATTCTTGATGAAGCCGACCGTATGCTCGATATGGGATTCTATGACGACATTATGCAGATAGTGAAATACTTGCCCAAGGAACGGCAAACAATCATGTTTTCTGCCACCATGCCTGCCAAAATTCAGCAACTCGCTAACACTATCCTCAACAACCCTGCTGAAGTTAAACTTGCCGTTTCCCGTCCAGCTGAAAAGATCGTACAGGCAGCGTATGTTTGTTACGAGAATCAGAAATTGGGTATCATTCGCAGCCTTTTTGCTGAGCAGACACCGGAACGCGTTATTATATTTGCTTCATCCAAACTGAAGGTAAAAGAGGTGACGAAAGCTCTAAAAATGATGAAGTTGAATGTGGGTGAAATGCATTCAGATCTGGAACAGGCTCAACGTGAGGAGGTGATGCATGAATTTAAAGCCGGACGTGTAAACATTCTGGTCGCTACAGACATTGTGGCACGTGGTATTGATATTGATGATATCCGTCTTGTGATCAACTACGATGTTCCCCATGATAGCGAAGATTACGTTCACCGTATTGGCCGTACAGCACGTGCTAATAATGATGGTGTTGCTTTGACTTTCATCAACGAAAAGGAGCAAAGCAATTTCAAGCAAATAGAGAATTTCCTGGAGAAAGAGATTTATAAGATAGCTGTACCCGAGGAGTTAGGCGAAGCACCTGAATACAAACCACGTAGTTATGATGGCAGAGGCAAGAGAAACTTCCGCTCGTCCAAGGGAGGCAGAAATACAAATAAAGGTGCTGGGAATAAGAAGAAAGGCGGAACTCCAAAAGGAAGAAATGGTAGAGCTCCTGAAAAGAAATAATGGTGAAGTTTTATTACTCCACCATTTTTATATGTAGCTCTTTATCAGCATCAATAGTCAGGTCCACAAGGTGGTAAACGGAGCTTTCCGGAATACGGAGCGTAGCTTCATAGTGATAGCCTTTTCCATTCACTCCCATGAAATCCATATCAGTAAGGATCATTTGGCTGAGTACTTCTTCCGGGAAGACAGTATGGAACATTTTCTTGGTTATATCTTGACCGTACAGTAAATTCTTGCCTTCATAGACACAGATATGAATCACATTGTCGTAGTATACATTATCGATACCAATTCCTTCATCTGAATAGGTAGTCCTGATTACCTTCATCTTGGAAGGATTAATATAGACGTATCCCCGATAACGTGTTCCTTTATACATTACCACACTATCCTTTTGCACCACTTCAGAGATAGTGGGAATGGCTTCCGCTTTCTGACTGGAGAATGACAGTGTATCTTCCGGGTTTTCTGACTTATGCAATTTCACGATTTCATCAGAAAGCGAATGGAACCAGAAACTGTATTCTGTCTGCCGGTCTATTTTATAAGCTATAGGGGTATTACCTCGTACATATATTGTGTCGCGAAGTACCTTGCAATAAACTGGAATATTTTGAGGGTCGACATAATAAATCGTATCACCGCTAATACGCATTAACGGCATATCCGTCTCGTCATCTATCCAGATACCTTGCAACATTTCCTTTGCGGTCAGATCTTCCTTGCTGGAAGTCTCTCCACTTTTGACGTTATTGCAAGATGTCAGCACAATAACGAGCACTATAGAAATAGTACCCCACTTTATCATAACTCCCTCTGTTTTATGTTCTTAATGTCCGATGCAATAATAAATAAATCCTTGCTCTTCCATTTCTTTTTTATCATAGATGTTGCGCCCGTCCAGCACTACAGCTCGTTCCATTGTTTTTTTGATAACTGCCCAGGACGGTAACCGGAACTCCTTCCATTCAGTAACCAGCATCAAGGCATCAGCATCAAGTACGGCATCATACATGTCTCTTGCATAGTAAATGCTCTCTCCTATCCGGCGGCGGCATTCGTCCATTGCAGCAGGATCGTAAGCACGCACTTTACATCCGACTTTAAGCAATTTATCTATCAAGACCAGTGAGGGCGCTTCGCGCATATCATCGGTTTCCGGTTTAAAAGCCAGCCCCCACAAAGCAATTGTTTTACCTTTCAGGTCATTGTCGAAATGCTTGCAAAGCTTATCAAAAAGGATACTTTTTTGCAGTTCGTTTACTTCTTCTACTGCATGCAACACACGCATTTGGTAGCCATTTTGTTCAGCGGTTTTAATGAGTGCTTTCACATCTTTTGGGAAGCAAGAACCTCCATAACCAATACCGGGATAGAGAAACTTACGACCAATACGGGTATCCGAACCAATACCGCTACGCACCATGTTCACATCCGCACCTACCAGTTCGCAAAGATTAGCTATGTCATTCATAAAACTGATGCGGGTGGCGAGCATTGAATTAGCTGCATATTTAGTCATCTCGGCAGATGGAATATCCATAAATATAACACGGAAATTATTCAGCAAAAACGGCTTGTAAAGCTTGCTCATCAGCTTTTTTGCACGTTCGGACTCTACTCCTACTACTACTCGGTCGGGACTCATGAAGTCATTAATGGCGTTACCTTCTTTTAGAAATTCCGGATTAGAAGCTACATCGAATTGAATGTTAATGCTTCGTTTATCCAATTCTTCCTGAATAGCAGCGCGTACTTTTTTAGCTGTGCCAACGGGAACTGTGCTTTTGGTAACTACCAATATGTACTTCTGCATATTCCGGCCAATAGTACGGGCAACTTCAAGTACATAACTAAGGTCAGCGCTTCCATCTTCATCAGGAGGAGTACCAACGGCACTGAAAATGACGTCCACTTCATTCAGGCAACTTTCCAGCGAAGTTGTGAAGTGTAGGCGTCCGGCTTTCACATTCCGGTTTACCATTTCTTCCAGACCACTCTCATAGATAGGAATGATACCTTTCTTCAGTGCTTCGATTTTCTCACTGTTCGTGTCTACGCAAATAACGTTGACACCAATTTCTGCAAAACAGGTTCCAGTCACCAGACCGACATATCCTGTACCGACAATAGCTATCTTCATACTCTTTATTCAAAATATACTGCATCCTTAAAAAGAGGAGCAGCTTTATCTTTAGGAGATAATAGTAAATGTTCTTCGGCAACCGGCCAGTCAATGCCTATCGTTTCATCATTGAAGCGGATGGATGCTTCTGCCTGTGGAGCGTACACATTATCCACTTTATACGTAAAAATAGCTTCGTCGCTTAATACCAGAAAACCGTGTGCAAAACCACGGGGAATGAAGAACTGGCGTTGGTTCTCTTCACTCAGTTCCACGCTGACATATTTGCCGAACGTCGGGGATGTCCGCCGCAGGTCTACTGCCACATCCAGAACTTTTCCTTTAATGACACGTACCAGTTTCGACTGGCAGTATTCTCCTTTTTGATAGTGTAGTCCGCGTAACACGCCAAAAGAGGATTTCGATTCATTGTCCTGAACGAAATGTACATCACCTATGTGCGCTTTAAAATCTTCCTCTTTAAAGGCTTCCATAAAATACCCGCGTTCGTCGCGAAACACTTTTGGCTCAATCAACCATACGCCATCAATTTCCGTCTGTATGTAATTCATTTCTTTAGAATATTTTTCGTACTTTCAACTGGCAACCTAAATTGTCGCCATATATCTCTCCAGTATCAAAAGCGATAGAAGCATTGAACCTCCATCCCTTCCATTTACGAGGAGTATAGATAATTGATGCAAAAGTAGAAAAATTTTCTAATATATCAGGTATAGGTTTGAAAGGAGTTCCCCAAGTTTTGTTATATGACAGTTTTGCGAGGTATGTCCATTCACTGCTGATGTCTCCACTCCAGCCTAAATGCATAGCTCGTACACGATTATATTTGAAGGTCATATCGCCATCTTTGTTGTAAATAGGAGAAGCTATCAACGGATTGGCCATGCTCATCCCCCAATGTACCCAACCGGGATACCAATCATTATTATAGTAGTCATCGGCTCCCCCTGTCTTCTTTACCTCACTGAAGTCTAACCCATGCATCGGACCACTTTGGTTGGTAGTTTGATAATATTCCAGAACGAAACCACTGATAGCTTGCTTATGATTGGATTTATACTCGACTCCCCACAATCCGTCAAATCCATTGAGCTTACCCATTCCGCTGAAATCATCGTAATAGTTTTCCATATAGGCACTAATTGAGAAATCATTGTGACGATAGGTCATCCGGATATGCTCACTGCCCATAAAATTACCTTGATAAGCTATCTGTTCACCCTCCGGACTACTGTCATCTCCATGAGTCGGGATAAATACTTTGAAATAATCTT
The nucleotide sequence above comes from Bacteroides intestinalis DSM 17393. Encoded proteins:
- a CDS encoding LptF/LptG family permease; translated protein: MRKLNWKIKGIKLPDNWKWLKRLDFYIIKKFLGTYVFAIALIISIAVVFDFNEKMDKFMSHEAPWKAIVFDYYLNFVPYFANLFSPLFVFISVIFFTSKLAENSEIIAMFSTGMSFKRMLRPYMVSAAIIAVVTFCLGSYVIPKGSVTRINFEDKYYKQRKSNTARNIQLEVDSGVIAYIERFEDYSKTGYRFSLDKFKDKQLVSHLTARSITYDTASVHKWTIKDYMIREMDGMKENIVKGDRIDSILFMEPADFLIMKNQQEMMTSPELSEYISRQRQRGFANIKEFELEYHKRIAMSFASFILTLIGVSLSSKKTKGGMGLHLGIGLALSFSYILFQTIASTFAVNGNVPPVVAVWIPNILYAFIAFYLYQKAPK
- a CDS encoding thioredoxin-like domain-containing protein, with translation MKHVKWIFVVLLISSLTSFVEKDKPTGGLNVGDIAPDFKIKAMSTEQQPTQNLSKMKGKYVLLSFWASYDAQSRMQNASLSNALRSTSQNNNVEMVSVSFDEYQSIFEETIRKDQIVTPTCFVETKGESSGIFKKYRLGRGFTNYLLDDNGVIIAKNISAAELSAYLN
- the serB gene encoding phosphoserine phosphatase SerB encodes the protein MQPLSTELILIRVTGEDRPGLTASVTEILAKYDATILDIGQADIHNTLSLGILCKTEEQHSGFIMKELLFKASSLGVTIRFYPISVKEYEDWVNMQGKNRYILTLLGRKLSARQISAVTRILAEQGMNIDAIKRLTGRIPLDECDSRTRACIEFSVRGTPKDRIAMQEELMKLASELEMDFSFQLDNMYRRMRRLICFDMDSTLIETEVIDELAIRAGVGNEVKAITERAMRGEIDFTESFRERVALLKGLDESVMQEIAENLPITEGVDRLMYVLKKYGYKIAILSGGFTYFGQYLQKKYGIDYVYANELEIVDGKLTGRYLGDVVDGKRKAELLRLIAQVEKVDIAQTIAVGDGANDLPMLGVAGLGIAFHAKPKVVANAKQSINTIGLDGVLYFLGFKDSYIDLPK
- a CDS encoding SusC/RagA family TonB-linked outer membrane protein, which gives rise to MKRIRNLFCLSLLLVAVGLPAVAQTKLHVPLPDSITTVGYATGLRKNLSGLVERITENQMNKDQITNPLDAIRGRVPGLTILKGSNGPAALDAVRLRGTTSLTTGNDPLIIVDGVFGDLSMLTSIYPADIESFVILKDASETAQYGSRGASGVIEITTKKGVSGRTSVNYNGSFGIASSYKTVRMLNGNEFRTLAQERGISILDMGNNTDFQKEIEQTGLQHNHHIAFSGGTNTSNYRVSLALMNREGVIVNEKLQNFTSNMNMTQYVFDNFLKCDLGMFGSVQKERNLVNLHKVFYSAASYNPTFPNHKNPETGSWDGYAYASQLSHPLAWMDVKDKNATSHISTHARLTFNLAEAWKLTFFGSYTYNVVENAQYLPVAVWAQGQAYRGDKKMESLLGNLMLSYKKEWRKHFFDVLGLAEIQKDKYSGFYTTVTNFSNDKLGYDNLQGGAIRPWDGTNSYYEDPRLVSFMGRVNYTYDDRYILTVNARGDASSKFGSNHKWGFFPAVSVAWVVSKEKFMEKLSFIDNLKIRAGYGLAGNQNGIDSYTTLNLMRPNGIAPVGSTPVVTMDKLRNTNPDLKWEVKQTFNAGIEVALLGNRLLLTANYYNSKTKDMLYLYNVSVPPFTYNTLLANIGSMRNYGTELSIGITPLKTKDMELNINANLTFQQNKLLSLDGNYQGEHISATEYKSLAGLDGAGFHGGYNHIVYQIVGQPLGVFYLPHCTGLVSDGNGGYTYQIADLNSGGVSLEDGEDRYVAGQAVPKTILGSNISFRYKDFDISLQINGAFGHKVYNGTSLTYMNMNSFPDYNVMKKAPAQNIKDQTATDYWLEDGDYINFDYVTLGWNVPLKNTRYLQSLRLSLTVNNLATISGYSGLTPMINSSSVNATLGIDDKRNYPLYRIYTIGLSVNF
- a CDS encoding RagB/SusD family nutrient uptake outer membrane protein, translated to MKSNSIFYSFCILVTLCWGITSCDGFLKEKSRDALPEEEGYSNISELYLNAVASLYNYIGGNADSQGLQGTGRGIYDLNTFTTDEAIMPTRGGDWYDGGFWQGLFLHKWGVNNDAIQATWEYLYKVIMLSNNSLEHIETYALTHSDAELPGYRAEVRAFRAMYYYYLMDLFGRIPLVLHSNVASKDIVLSERKNVFDFVVRELQETAPLLPAQFSNRSGNYYGRLTRPVAYFLLAKLALNAEIYTDNNWTDGVRPDGKNIFFEVDGTTINAWQTAEAYCDKITAFGYRLEPDYTANFAVYNESSVENIFTVPMSKTLYTNQMQYLFRSRHYNHAKALGLSGENGSSATIEALQTFGYDTDLQDPRFDFCYYAGTVYDLKGNVVKLDDGTVLVYEPWKVKLDISDEPYEKTAGARMKKYEIDDKAMKDGKLMENDIVLFRYADVLLMKSEAKVRDGRDGDEELNQVRARVGVPERVATLENLLAERQLELAWEGWRRQDLIRFGQFTRTYSSRPQLPDEENGYTTVFPIPEKIRQMNPGWEQHPGY